In Pseudomonas campi, the sequence GCTGGCCCTGTTGCTGCTGTTCTGCGCCGGCGGCCTGTGGCAGCTGCACACGCAGAACGATATCCGCCAGTGGCTGGGCCAGCAGCCGCAACTGCTCGCCGAAGCCAAGCGCATCGCCGAGCAGACCGGGCAGCAACCCACCAGCCAGTTCTTCCTGGTGCGCGCCGACGACGAGGCGCAGCTGCTCGAACGCCAGGCCGCCCTCGCCCAGCGCCTCGACCGGGCCGTGGCCGCCGGCCAGTTGCGCGGTTACCGCGCGCTCAGCCAGCTGGTCGCCGCCGACAGCCAGCGCCAACCGCTGCGCGACGCCCTGCAACGCCTGCCGCAACACTGGCAGCCGCTGCTGGCCATGGGCATCCCGCCCGCCGCGCTGCAGGCCGAGCTGAACGAATTGACTGACGGCGCGCCGCCCAACCTCGATCAGGCCCTGGCCGGCCCGCTGGGCGAAGCCTGGCGGCCGCTGTGGCTGGGCGCGGGCGTCGAGGGCGTGGCCGGTCTGGTCAGCCTGCAGGGTCAGGCCGACAGTGCCCTGCTGCACAGCCTCGGCGCGTACCTGCCCGGCGTGCAGCTGGTCGACCGCCTCGGCGAGCTGAACGGTCTGTTCAGTGCCACCCAGCTCAGCGCCGCGCAGCTCAAGCTGGTCGCCAGCGCCGCAATTCTCTTGCTGCTGTGCATCCCCTTCGGCCTGGCCGGCGCCCTGCGCGTGGTCTGCCTGCCGCTGCTGGCGGCCCTCGCCGCCCTGGCCGGGCTCGGCTGGCTGGGCCAGCCGCTGACCCTGTTCAGCCTGTTCGGCCTGCTGCTGATCACCGCCATCGGTGTCGACTACGCCATCCTTATGCGCGAGAACATCGGCGGCGCCGCGGTCAGCCTGCTCGGCACCCTGCTCTCGGCGCTGACCAGCTGGCTGTCGTTCGGCCTGCTGCTGGTCAGTGACACCCCGGCCATCGCCAACTTCGGCCTGGCGATCAGCCTCGGCCTGCTGTTCTGCTTCATCCTCGCGCCCTGGGCTGGCACCCGTGAGCCCCAGACCAAGGCGGTGCCGGCATGAGCATCGCGCTGTTCTGGCTAGGCCTGCTCGGCCTGTTCGCCGCCGCGACCTGGCTGGGCAGCCGCCTGCGCCTGATCCCGATTGTCAGCCAGTTGCTGCTGGCCACCCTCGGCCTGCCGCTGCTGATGCAGTGGAGCGCGCCCCTGGGTTTCGGCGCCAGCGAGCTGCTCGCCGCCGACTGGCTCAAGCCGCTGTACGGCGTGGCCTTCACCCTGCTGCTGGGGCATATCCTCAGCGATGTGATCGACCTCGACCTGCAGGCCGACAGCGTGAAGATCGCCTTGCCGAGCTTCTTCCTGCCGTTCTTTTGCGGCCTGGCCTGTGCGCTGTGGCTGCTGCCGGCGCAGAGCCTGCTGGGCAGCATCGCCGTCGGCCTGCTGTTCGCCCTGACCGCCATCCCGGTGCTGTTCCTCTACCTGCAGCACCTGCGCTATCCCGCCCCACGCATCCGCCAGTTGCTGCAGGCGGCGATCCTCATGGACCTGCTGTGCTGGCTGATCTTCGGCCTGGCCCAGGGCAGCAGCCAGCCGGCCACCCTGCTCTGGCCGCTGCTGGCCGCCAGCCTGCCGCTGCTGTTCAAGCTGCTGCCGTGTCGTTCGGCGCGCTTCAACGGCCTGTGTTTCCTGGTGCTGCTGCTGGTCATGCAGCAGCTCAAACTGAATGCCCTGGTGTTCGGCATCGCCTACCTGCTGTGCAGCGCCGTACTGCGTGTGCCGCTGCGCCTGCCGCTGCCGAGCAGCGTGTTCGCCGCCCTGCAGACCTGGCTGGCGGTGCCGCTGATCCTGGCTTACGGTCTGCTGCAGATCGACTGGCAGAATGCCTGGCTGGGCTATTCCTGGCTGCAGTTCGGCGCGCTGTTGCTGCTGCCGATCGCCAGCAAGCTGCTGGGCAACTGGCTGGGCCTGAGCTGGGCGGCCGGGCGCCTGGCACCGAGCCCCGGGCAGTGGCGTGAGAGCGTGCTGCTGAACACCCGCGGCCTGACCGAAATCGTTTTCCTCAACCTGCTGCTGCACCAGCAGGTGATCAGCACCCAGCTGTACTTTGCCCTGATGCTGATGGGCCTGATCTCCACCTTGCTGCCGGCCTTCACCGGCGCCTACCCTCGTCCTGCCACCACGACCCATGAGGCAAGAAGCCACTATGAACACTCCTGAACTCGAACAACGCCAGGTCGTGGTAATCGGCGCCGGCCCCTCCGGCGCCATCGCCGCCGCCCTGCTCAAACGCAACGGCCACGACGTACTGGTGCTGGAGCGCCAGCGTTTCCCGCGCTTCTCCATCGGCGAGAGCCTGCTGTCGCACTGCCTGGACTTCGTCGAGGAAGCCGGGATGCTCGACGCGGTGCAGGCCGCCGGTTTCCAGACCAAGCACGGCGCGGCCTTCGCCTGGGGCGAGCGCTACACCGAGTTCGACTTCCGCGACAAGTTCACCCCGGGCAAAGGCTCCACCTACCAGGTGCTGCGCGCCAGCTTCGACAAGGTGCTGGCCGATGACGCCGAGCGCCAGGGCGTGGAGATCCGCTACGAGGAAGAGATCACTGCCGTCGACTTCAGTGGCGCCTGCCCGCGCCTGATCGTGCGGCGCCTGGCCGATGGCGGCGAGTATCAGGTCGAGTGCGCCTTCGTCCTCGACGGCAGCGGCTACGGCCGCGTGCTGCCGCGCCTGCTCGACCTCGACACCCCGTCCAACATGCCGATGCGCCGCGCGCTGTTCACCCATGTCGAGGACCGCATCGCCGCCGACGCCGGCTTCGACCGCGAGAAAATCCTCATCACCACCCACCCGACCCTGCGCGACGTGTGGTTCTGGACCATCCCGTTCAGCAACGGCCGCTGCTCGCTGGGCGTGGTTGCGGAAGCCGGGCGCTACGAAGGCTACCCCGAAGACATGGAGGCCTGCCTGCGCCAGTTCGTCGCCGAAACGCCATCGCTCGGCAAGGTGCTGCAAGACGCCGTGTGGGACACCCCGGTGCGCGAGCTGAAAGGCTACTCGGCCAACGTCAAGAGCCTGCACGGCCCGGGCTTCGCCCTGCTGGGCAACGCCGCCGAATTCCTCGACCCGGTGTTCAGCTCCGGGGTGACCATCGCCATGCGCTCGGCGAGCATGGCCGCCGGCCTGCTGCACCGCCAGCTGAGCGGCGAGGCGGTGGACTGGCAGCAGGACTTCGCCCTCCCGCTGAAACGCGGCGTCGACACCTTCCGCGCCTATGTCGAAGGCTGGTACGACGGCAGCTTCCAGGACGTGATCTATTACGAGAAGGCCCAGCCGGAAATCCGCCGGATGATCTGCTCGATCCTCGCCGGCTACGCCTGGGACCTGAACAACCCCTATGTCGCCGAGCCCAAGCGCCGCCTCGGCGTGCTCGCCGAAATCTGTGCGATGAACTGAGCCGACCATGCCGCTGCTGCGCTGCTCCTTCGTCCTCCTGCTCGGCCTGCTGCTCGGCGCCTGCGCCAGCCGCACGCCGTTGCCGGAATCCGCGCCCAGCCTGAGCCTGCCGCTGTCGCTGCATATCCAGCGCGCGCAGGCCGGGACGAGTGCGGACTGGCTGCTGGTGGTGCAGGCAGAGGGCACGGCGCTGCGCTGGTCGCTGTTCGACCCGCTCGGCGTGCCGCTGGCGCGTCAGTTGCTGGATAACGGCCAGTGGCGCAATGACGGCCTGCTGCCGCCGAATGCCGAGGCCCGCGAGTTGTTCGCCGCCCTGCTGTTCGCCCTGACACCCAGCACCGAGCTGGCGCAGCGCTACCCGCAAGGCGACTGGCAACTGGCCGGCGCTGACCAGCGCCGACTCAAGCCAGACTGGCAGATCGACTACCGCACGCCGCTGCACTTCACCCTGAACACCCCGCCCGACCTGCACTACCGGGTCGCGCCGCTGCAACCGGAAGAAAGCCCTTGATACCCAGTTACCTCAACGCCCTCGGCCTGCTCTGCGCCCTCGGCCAGGGCAAGCAAGCCGTGGCCCACGCGCTGTTCGCCGGCGATGCCAGCGGCATGCGCGCTGAGCCCGGCTGGGTCGCCGAACGCGAGCTGACCGTCGGCGCCGTGCGCGGCGCACTGCCGGCGCTGCCCGACCTGGCGCTGCCGCCGAGCCGCAACAACCAGCTGCTGCTGGCCGCCGCCCTGCAGATCGAAGCGCCGCTGCGCGAAGCCATCGCCCGCTACGGCGCCACTCGCGTCGGCGTGGTGCTCGGCACCAGCACCTCGGGCATCGCCGAAGCCAGCCAGAGCATCGCCCAGTACTACAACCAGGGCGCGCTGCCGGCGCACTACCACTACGCCCAGCAGGAGCTGGTCGCCCCGGCCAGCTTCCTCGCCGCGTGGCTGGGCCTGGACGGCCCGTGCTACAGCATCTCCACCGCCTGCACCTCCAGCGCCCGCGCCCTGCTCAGCGCCCATCGGCTGCTGCAACAGGGGCTGTGCGATGCGGTGATCTGCGGCGGGGTAGATAGCCTCTGTCGGCTGACCCTCAACGGCTTCTCGGCGCTCGAAGCCGTGTCCGCCGAGCCGTGCAACCCGTTCTCGCGCAACCGCCACGGCATCAATATCGGCGAGGGTGCGGCGCTCTTCCTCATGACTAAAGAGTTGATGACTAAAGAGCCGGCCCCGATTGCCTTCTACGGCGGCGGCGCCAGCTCCGACGCCCACCATATTTCCGCGCCGCACCCGCAAGGCCTCGGCGCCCAGGCGGCAATGCGCCAGGCGCTGCGCAGTGCCGGCCTGGCGGCCAGCGACATCGACTACCTCAACCTGCATGGCACGGCCACCACGCACAACGACGCCATGGAAAGCCTGACCACCGCGGCGATCTTCCCCGCCGGAGTGCCCTGCTCCTCGAGCAAACCGCTGACCGGGCACACCCTCGGCGCCGCCGGGGCGCTGGAAGCAGCGTTCTGCTGGCTGAGCCTGAGCGAGTACAACCCCGACGCGCTGTTGCCGCCGCACCTGTGGGACGGCCAGGGCGAACCGGAGCTGCCGGCCCTGCAGCTGGTCGCGCGCGGCACGCGCCTGGACAAAACCGGCGGCCGCCGGCTGATGAGCAACTCCTTCGCCTTTGGTGGCAGCAATGTCAGCCTGATCCTCGGCGATGCACCCGGAGAGACGCCATGAGCCGCTGGCCGATCGCCGAGCTGCTCCCCCATGCCGGCAACATGATCCTCATCGACGAAGTGCTGCGCTTCGGCGACGACGACGTCGAGACCCGCCTGACCGTGCATCCCGGTGGCCTGTTCAACCAGGCCGATGGCAGCCTGCCGGCCTGGGTCGGCATCGAGCTGATGGCGCAGAGCGTGGCCGCCTACGCCGGCTGCCAGGCGCGCCAGGCTGGC encodes:
- a CDS encoding sodium:proton antiporter, yielding MSIALFWLGLLGLFAAATWLGSRLRLIPIVSQLLLATLGLPLLMQWSAPLGFGASELLAADWLKPLYGVAFTLLLGHILSDVIDLDLQADSVKIALPSFFLPFFCGLACALWLLPAQSLLGSIAVGLLFALTAIPVLFLYLQHLRYPAPRIRQLLQAAILMDLLCWLIFGLAQGSSQPATLLWPLLAASLPLLFKLLPCRSARFNGLCFLVLLLVMQQLKLNALVFGIAYLLCSAVLRVPLRLPLPSSVFAALQTWLAVPLILAYGLLQIDWQNAWLGYSWLQFGALLLLPIASKLLGNWLGLSWAAGRLAPSPGQWRESVLLNTRGLTEIVFLNLLLHQQVISTQLYFALMLMGLISTLLPAFTGAYPRPATTTHEARSHYEHS
- a CDS encoding NAD(P)/FAD-dependent oxidoreductase codes for the protein MNTPELEQRQVVVIGAGPSGAIAAALLKRNGHDVLVLERQRFPRFSIGESLLSHCLDFVEEAGMLDAVQAAGFQTKHGAAFAWGERYTEFDFRDKFTPGKGSTYQVLRASFDKVLADDAERQGVEIRYEEEITAVDFSGACPRLIVRRLADGGEYQVECAFVLDGSGYGRVLPRLLDLDTPSNMPMRRALFTHVEDRIAADAGFDREKILITTHPTLRDVWFWTIPFSNGRCSLGVVAEAGRYEGYPEDMEACLRQFVAETPSLGKVLQDAVWDTPVRELKGYSANVKSLHGPGFALLGNAAEFLDPVFSSGVTIAMRSASMAAGLLHRQLSGEAVDWQQDFALPLKRGVDTFRAYVEGWYDGSFQDVIYYEKAQPEIRRMICSILAGYAWDLNNPYVAEPKRRLGVLAEICAMN
- a CDS encoding DUF3261 domain-containing protein yields the protein MPLLRCSFVLLLGLLLGACASRTPLPESAPSLSLPLSLHIQRAQAGTSADWLLVVQAEGTALRWSLFDPLGVPLARQLLDNGQWRNDGLLPPNAEARELFAALLFALTPSTELAQRYPQGDWQLAGADQRRLKPDWQIDYRTPLHFTLNTPPDLHYRVAPLQPEESP
- a CDS encoding beta-ketoacyl-[acyl-carrier-protein] synthase family protein translates to MPSYLNALGLLCALGQGKQAVAHALFAGDASGMRAEPGWVAERELTVGAVRGALPALPDLALPPSRNNQLLLAAALQIEAPLREAIARYGATRVGVVLGTSTSGIAEASQSIAQYYNQGALPAHYHYAQQELVAPASFLAAWLGLDGPCYSISTACTSSARALLSAHRLLQQGLCDAVICGGVDSLCRLTLNGFSALEAVSAEPCNPFSRNRHGINIGEGAALFLMTKELMTKEPAPIAFYGGGASSDAHHISAPHPQGLGAQAAMRQALRSAGLAASDIDYLNLHGTATTHNDAMESLTTAAIFPAGVPCSSSKPLTGHTLGAAGALEAAFCWLSLSEYNPDALLPPHLWDGQGEPELPALQLVARGTRLDKTGGRRLMSNSFAFGGSNVSLILGDAPGETP